The sequence AAGGATGCCGGCTATTCCCCTAAGCCTATTACTCTCCTTATACACCAGGTGGCTAACCCCAGTAATCCTTGACCTGCCACTGGACCTGGCCATTAACAGGGCCAGCGGCATAACAATATCCGGTGAATCGCCCAAGTCAGCATCGATGGGCTTTAATTCCCTGGTTAGGGAACCCCTAACCAATACTGAGTCCTTGTTTTCCTCAATCTCGACGCCCATGGACACCGCGTACTTAATAAATGAATACTCGCTCTCAATTGCCTTATCCCTGTATAGATTAATTATTTTCAAGTCGAAGCCGCCCAGTGCGGAAAGGACTATGTAATACGCGGCTAGGGAGTAATCGCCCGGGATCATGAATTCATCAATCGTGGCCTTAAACTCCTGTGATCCGCCTACGTAGATGGTATCGCCATTTCTCTCTACGTTAATATTGAAATCCCTTAGCACGTTTATTGTGGCATCTATGTACGGTCGTGACTTCACGGGAGGCCTAATACTGATTTCAATGCCGCCCTCAGTAAATGGTGCAAGGTATAGAAGCGATGATATGTATTGCGAACTAACTGAGCCATTTATCATAATATAGCCGCCAACAACCCTATTGCCAACAACTCTAATAATACTACCAATCCTATCAATTTTCACGTTAAGGCTCCTTAACGCACCTATTAATTCATCCATGGGCCTATCAATTAATGAGCCCCTGGGCATTAACAGCGTTACTCCCTCTATACCCGAGTAAGCCCCGGTCAGGGTTCTAAGGGTGAAACCGCTCTCACCGACATCAACGACCCTAAGTCTCTCAAGGGAAACACCGCGCCTGATCCTCACGCGGTCCCCCCTGATTTCGATTTCGGAAATTGGCTTGACCCCCCTAATCATGGACCAAGCATCGTCACCCCAATTCAATTTACTAAGTGAGACCCAGGTCCTAGATAACGCCGAGGCAAGTAAATACCTGAGTGTTAACGCCTTAGATGGTGGGGCTTCGATGACTGTCTCACGGGCCTCAAAACCATTAATAAGCAACCTGCTCATTAATTAATTGTTTACCAATATAATAAAAGTTTTATGGAATAAATTATGGTTCAACTTGAAACAAGTTATTCGGGTAATTATTTAATCGTTAGGGATGGCAGGACTTCCTCACTGGGAATTGACTAATTTAAGTGCGACATCTGTTATTGACTCCTCATCAAGCCCATAAAACCTCAGTAATTCCTCCTCAGACCTACCCCAATGGCCATAACCATCAACGCCAAGCATCTTCACCCTGGCAATACCACTAACCAACTCTGCAATGGCGGAACCAAGGCCACCCCTTGGTGAGTGCTCCTCAACAACGATTATATTACCAACCCTATGGGCAATCCTCTTAACGGTATATTCATTGAGCGGCTTTATTGTGGGCACATTATAAACACCGACTTTAATACCCATTTTCCTAAGCTCCATGGCTGCCTTAACAGCACCGTACAGTGGAGGTCCATAACCCATTATTGCCGCATCATCTCCATCCACCAACTCATAGACATCACCAAGCCTAAACTCGTAATCCAAGTCCATTGTTATTGGCGGTGAGTAATCACGGCCAATCCTAACATAGACAGGGCCCCTGTGCTCTATTATCCTTGGTATTATCCTCTCCACATCCCAGGCATCCGCCGGCGCAACAACGATCATGTTACTAAGGGTCCTCATTAGAGCCACATCCTCAATTGCCTGATGGCTCGGTCCGTCCGCGAAGTCACTGAGACCTGCGTGTGTTGCTATTAACTTGACATTGAGGTTCATCCTACCCAGGGAATTCCTTATTTGTTCCCAGCCCCTCATCATGAACATTGCGTATGCCATAGCAATAGGCACATACCCACCCAGCGCAAAGCCCACGGCGACGCCAATGAGGTCCTGCTCAGAAATTCCAATATTGAAGTACCTACCTGGGAATCTCTCGCCGAAGTACCTGGCCCTGGTTGATTCACCGACATCCGTGGTAATAACCACTAACTTATCATTATCCTCACCAAGCCTTGCCAAGGTAACACCCAGGGCTTCCCTCATTGAGAATTGTGGTCTTTGTGGTGGGTTAAGGGTTTGCTTACCACTATTCTCAAGGTTTTTAATTCCTCTACCCCTAATGGTGCTTAGGAAAATCACTGACGGTTTTCCCCTGTTTTCACGGGCCTTAATAATGAGATTAATGATTTCCTCATAATCATGACCATTACCATAAAGCACATTCCAACCGAGGGCCTCGAAGATCCTCACGTAATTAATGGGCTTTATGGTGCTCGTCGGTCCATCAAGTTGATAACCATTTAGGCTAACTATTGCTATTAGGTTGTCGAGACCATACTTAGTGGCTGTCATTGCTGCCTCCCAGGGCTGGCCCTCATTCAACTCACCATCACCCATTAATACATACACAACCCCATCGCTGCAACCCCTGGATCTACTTGTCAATGCCAATCCAACACCCATACTGAGTCCCTGGCCCAATGAGCCCGTTGTGGCGTCTATGTAGGGTAGGTCCATGTTATCGGCATGTGTGGACACGCTGGAGGTTAATTGATTAATTTCCATGAGTTTCTCGGCAGGTATTGCGCCCTCCACGGTTAGTATTGCATATAGTGCTGGCGCGACATGCCCGATACTGAGTATGAACCAATCCCTACAATCATTATTGCCCTTCCTCATTATTCTAGTAAGTACGTTTATTACATCTAAAGCAGCCAGCGAAGAACCCAAGTGAATGTAGGGAAACTCCCTATCCAACTTGATCAATAGGTCCCTTGCCCTATCCCTAACCTCAACAAGCCTATTGAGGTCCAGCGAAATCCCCAACTTCTCAATTACCATTGGAATTCCCGATATTCCATACGCGCCATTCAACACCCAGCAAATATTTAAGGATTATCCTAACCTATATTATCTATATTTATTAGGAAGTCTGCGGTATAGGGATCACACGATATAGCGTGCGCCTACGGGATTAGTAAGCAAGTAATAACCCCAGTTCCTCTCTACATAATCTATAAACGGTCCCTCCTCCCCAGGTTTAAACATGGCAAATATGGCCGGTCCATTACCACTAACACCGGCGGTTACGGCACCAAGACCTAGCGCGGCGCCTATGGTATCCAATGCCCTGTGGTACCTCAGGGACTCCGCGACTAGGATACCGTTTATCGTGGTTGCCCTCCATAGGTCACCATTTAAGGCAATATTGAATAATTCCCTGTATATTCCGGACAGTGATTTCAGCCTATCTATGTTGCTCAATTTCTTTTTCTCCTTATATCCAGTGATCAATACCTTGAGTTCACTGATGGGTAGTTGCTTAATGATCTTCATTGATTTATTGTCAGTCAAGACAGCACCGCCGAGTATTGCGGCAGATGCATCATCAAAGGCTCCCGTTATTGATGATCCGTGCGCCCTGGTTATAATGGCAGTTAACCTAGCAGCCTCCACTGGGTTTATGTCCCTATCCATGAACCTCATCATGGCGTAAATAACACCTGCCGCAACGGCACTATTACTCTTTAAACCACTGGCACTGGGGACCTCACTGTTAACATTAATGCATACGTTGATTTTAGAATTGAATTCTCGCTCCAGGTAGTTAAGGATGAATAGCAGAAAATCATTCATATTACAGGATCCCTCATTAACAGTTACCTTGACCTTTAGGTCTATGGCAATGGCGCCGCCCAGCCATGCAGGTATTGCGTTTACTATCGATACTCCTCCATAGGTTATGTATTCCACGATCTTTGGACTCATGATCTATTTAATATTAGTATTTAGTACCAATATTTTTAAATTTCTAATTATTAGTACCTAGTAATGTCTACATGGGACAAACTGCTTGCGAGTAGGCCCGTACTGGTCTGCGTCGTACCCATGAGGAAGCCATCTTTCTATTACCTACCGGCATCATGCGAGGCCGTGGAGCTTAGACTTGATTACCTGGATAGGCTTGATTTTACGCAAGAGATTAAGGAGTTGATAGAGAACTACGTGTCGCACTACCCAACGATAATTACGGTGAGGGAGCGTGATGAGGGTGGTAACCACGGTGTTGACCCTGAGATTAAGTACAAGCTATTCGAGTTCGGCAAGGGTATTGGCGCCTTGTTGGATATAGAGGTGAGCCTATTAATGAGGAAGCCCGATATTTATGGTGATCTTGCGGAGGGTTCCATAGTGTCCAGGCATGTCTTTAGCAAGGATGTTAATTCCTATGAATTGGCGATTAAGGACCTAGACGTGGCCAGGAAGTTTAGGGCGTTGATATACAAGGTCTTCTCAATAAATGATAACGACTTCATAAACCTACTAAACCTGCTGAATGCAGGCGATATTTACGTTGCTGTCATACCAAGAAACCCCATGTTTAGGGCCGTATCGATAATGATGGGTTCAGC is a genomic window of Vulcanisaeta souniana JCM 11219 containing:
- a CDS encoding type I 3-dehydroquinate dehydratase → MSTWDKLLASRPVLVCVVPMRKPSFYYLPASCEAVELRLDYLDRLDFTQEIKELIENYVSHYPTIITVRERDEGGNHGVDPEIKYKLFEFGKGIGALLDIEVSLLMRKPDIYGDLAEGSIVSRHVFSKDVNSYELAIKDLDVARKFRALIYKVFSINDNDFINLLNLLNAGDIYVAVIPRNPMFRAVSIMMGSALMFCSTRGKTGPGQLSIGLCNKVKMLKAPLSMFDRE
- a CDS encoding 3-phosphoshikimate 1-carboxyvinyltransferase, which translates into the protein MSRLLINGFEARETVIEAPPSKALTLRYLLASALSRTWVSLSKLNWGDDAWSMIRGVKPISEIEIRGDRVRIRRGVSLERLRVVDVGESGFTLRTLTGAYSGIEGVTLLMPRGSLIDRPMDELIGALRSLNVKIDRIGSIIRVVGNRVVGGYIMINGSVSSQYISSLLYLAPFTEGGIEISIRPPVKSRPYIDATINVLRDFNINVERNGDTIYVGGSQEFKATIDEFMIPGDYSLAAYYIVLSALGGFDLKIINLYRDKAIESEYSFIKYAVSMGVEIEENKDSVLVRGSLTRELKPIDADLGDSPDIVMPLALLMARSSGRSRITGVSHLVYKESNRLRGIAGILKCLGADVKIDEGNGVIEVNGVNRVRGGCVIDAVNDHRIVMMSIIGGLLAEEPVTVVNWEGISKSWPTFIWELEKLGAKIQIIQ
- a CDS encoding shikimate kinase; this encodes MSPKIVEYITYGGVSIVNAIPAWLGGAIAIDLKVKVTVNEGSCNMNDFLLFILNYLEREFNSKINVCINVNSEVPSASGLKSNSAVAAGVIYAMMRFMDRDINPVEAARLTAIITRAHGSSITGAFDDASAAILGGAVLTDNKSMKIIKQLPISELKVLITGYKEKKKLSNIDRLKSLSGIYRELFNIALNGDLWRATTINGILVAESLRYHRALDTIGAALGLGAVTAGVSGNGPAIFAMFKPGEEGPFIDYVERNWGYYLLTNPVGARYIV
- a CDS encoding transketolase family protein gives rise to the protein MREALGVTLARLGEDNDKLVVITTDVGESTRARYFGERFPGRYFNIGISEQDLIGVAVGFALGGYVPIAMAYAMFMMRGWEQIRNSLGRMNLNVKLIATHAGLSDFADGPSHQAIEDVALMRTLSNMIVVAPADAWDVERIIPRIIEHRGPVYVRIGRDYSPPITMDLDYEFRLGDVYELVDGDDAAIMGYGPPLYGAVKAAMELRKMGIKVGVYNVPTIKPLNEYTVKRIAHRVGNIIVVEEHSPRGGLGSAIAELVSGIARVKMLGVDGYGHWGRSEEELLRFYGLDEESITDVALKLVNSQ